The Vigna unguiculata cultivar IT97K-499-35 chromosome 1, ASM411807v1, whole genome shotgun sequence nucleotide sequence AATCTAAGGAATTCTTACATGAATTTTGACTAGATGaagtcaaatttattttttctttcctaaAAAAACTTATGGACAAGCTCGTTCAAACAGACTTACATTTGCTATATTATAatggataaataaatttatatagagCAACAGAACATTGCATCATAGCTTAACAGCTTGATAGCCTTAACGGACATTAGAACTCCGTGTGATAACATCACTTCATTCACTACATAATAATGATTGTGattttcatcaataaaaaataaacagaatAGAAAGGAAGTGAAGAAGCCTTACCAGATTAGGGAACATATTTCTTAGTGGAGCCATCCGGTTCTGTCCACCATAAACCTGTCCAGAAGCAACGTAAATTTGAGTTTCCTTAGGATAGCCCATAGCCCGAAGAATAACGGCCACTTCTCCAGGCTCTAGAGGACATCGTCCTTCCTTACGCTTCTGTAGAGCTAATTGCCACAGATGGGAACCATTCTGCATTTTTCAACAAATACAATGTGATCAAAAAGCTCCAATAGAAGGTTCTTAGAGTTCGTGTTGATTTGATAAAAAGTATGATGGCCACCTTGTACCGTCGAGGCCACTCCTTTTTTCTATACTCTGCCATTTTGACTTTCTCCTCTCTTGTCCCCACAAAATCACAGAATGATAGTCCCACCATTCCTTTCTCAAATCTAAGATGCAAAGCCCTGTTTACAGTAAAATTCTTAAATCACTTGGACACTAGAAAAAATCACCCATAACTCAGTCAGGGTTGTGATCACAAATGTCACATACATATAAGGATTTGAACTTTCAGTTCGGTTTCTCATTCTTGATGCCAGTGAATCAGCCATCTGCTCTATATCAGGAAGAAATTTCAGTGCATGATAATTAACTCTACATCTCAGCTTGTTGATTTCAGGAGGAACATTGTCATATCTGAAACAAAAACTGAAACATCATGACACAATCAATTCATACAaaaaaaaggcataaaacatatatatcatCCTTGGCCTACCCCAGCCTGTCAACAAATGGTTTAAGAGCCATAATCTTCTTCTCCTTGATCCGGGGCAAAACATTATCAATGTAAAATTGTGCTGGTGCATATTTTGGAATGTTTTTTACAGTCCGTCTGAATGAGAAGATACATTTGCTTTGTTAGTCAACACAAGTATGTATTCAACCACAGAAGGCATCAATAGCAAACACCAAGTATCAGAAACAACTTGGTTGACACCATTGGTAACAATATCGTAAAACTAAGAGAAATATGTAAGAAGTTAGATGATTGAAAGAATAAATATAGACAGAACATTGTGTATTCTCTGCCCACAAAGCCctcttaacaaaaaaaaaaaaatatcaacggTTTAGGACATGTTTAACTCGCAAGTactttaaattcataattatcATTTGACACAAGAAGGAGCAATTCCATCTAAACCAAAAGATAGCCAGTCAatggatgaaaaagaaaaccaacAAAAAGCTAACTAGGTCTTGACATATTTATCTGTCTCTTATCAGTCATAACGTGAGATGTAAGAGTTCAAAAGACTCTAATAAAAAGGCACACGAATCTCTAACTTCAAACTCATAATTTTCATGCTATTTGGTCAGTGGTCACAAAACCCAGCACTTCAATCACACCTGTTGTCAATCAGTGCATTGATAAAAACAGAATTAAAAAGAGTGGTTGAGGACATATTATTTCATGTTTAAACTTTAAGGggaaaaaaggaaatatttaCCCATCTCTTATACCAACTGGGGATTTTAGTTTTCAACAGAGTAATAAAAGTACAGGAATCTATCAAACCTTATGCTAGAAAATAGCTCTGATTTATCAGTAAACCATTGTGGAATATCACGTACAATACGAACATCATACTTAAGGTAGTCAATGAAATGATCCACATCAAAAATGTCTTCAAATTTCCTGAAATCGTGAAATGCATCATCATGATTAGAATGGAGGACCGTCTCTGAAATCTACCAACCTAGGCAAGAAAACTAATTGATGACTTGTTAAACATGCCTTTTACTTTCTGTCAAATGTAATTTGCTAAGTAAGAAACAACCATGATAAAAGAGGGATAAACAGTAGGTCTAACGTGTAAATGACTTTTCATGAGGACCAAAGTGCAGAGTTCTTCATGTAAGGATTAACACAAAAAAAGTGTCAACTGCAGGaaccaaattatttatttaacctaATTAAACTTAGCTAAAcaacgtgaaaaaaaaaaaaggaataggACAAGAGATCTCACGTTTGGTCTTTCCAAATTTGATCCTGCTTCAAAACAGGCAAAATAAGAGTGGCATTCATTATTTTGGCTACAGCCACTGCATTGCATATCTGCATTTTAAAAGATTTGGAAAGTAAGTCACTGACAGCTAAATCTTCCATTATTAAATCTTCCACAGACTGTCATTTGAATGTAAGAAACAAGAAAGTGAAATCAGCACCATTTTGCATGAAGATCCAATTTAAAACAGTAATTTTACTGGCATTGCAATTTTCTAGTGCACCAAATTGGAAATGTATTGAGATGGcactttaacaaaataaatcagTCTCCTAAGAAAAAGTGCACCATGAAACTAAATGCAAAAAAAATACTGTTCTTAGTTTATTCTTTTACTTTCTAATTATATCAGACAGTTTGAAGAACATTATGTTCACATATATTTTACAATTGGAAAGAAAATCATCAATCCAGGTGCGGCAGTCAGCAAGAGAACAATGGCTATGAAAGAAAATACAGGCAAACAGTAAAATATCGCATTCAAGAGcaattttggaaaagaaaaacagtCTAAGTTAAGATAGAGAGAATATCACAATGAAAGAACATATCTCATACCGCAATTCTTTGCTGATTTAGACCACCCTCAGCATGGATGAATATATAGCCGTTTGTTTCGTTTTCATGAGGAAGCTCTACATAGAAGTATAAAGTACTGTGAATAATAGCAGTAATACTAGAAACAACATACACAGCAAcagtatgaatgtattcaagtCCAGGTAACATATAAGAGATGAATGGGGAATATTACattaagaaataaatgaaaCAATTGATTTATAGATCACTTTATTAGAACCCgttgttaaaagttttaaaaaattaacttaagaATTTGGCAATTTCCTTTTTCTAATGAAGGATGAAGAGAGTGATAAAAAATCTTAAAGGGTCCATTCActccattaaaaaaaatcacattgcAGTGATGCCTAAATGGTAACATCACAATATAGCGAGACCAATTATAACCGCTCTTATTCGATGCTACTGACAAAtgcaaattatgttaaaatttcaCAGCTTCTGAATGAAGAGATATCGACATTACTGAATTTCTTAATACCCTGTCTTGGCATGGCTTGCAATGCTGATGGGatgtgaaataaataaatatatgaatatatattaatatattaatgaaCATAGAAAACCGTGGAAACCTGATAAAACGCCATCCCGGCGCTCGGCACAGGGCCTCCAAGATGTCGTGGATGAGAAAGGATTTTCCCAAAGAGATGGCGATTCCTTAACCTGAAAATAATACCAAAGAGGACATGAGAAGAGAAAATAACACCACTGTCATTGAACAACAGAAAAGGAGGAAATGAAATGAAACCAAAGGAGTGGTCCTTATGAGAACTTACATGTGGGCAATGAAGAACAATGCCGTCCTTTTTACACAAGTAAGGGGCATTCTACAATAAATTGAACACGAATTCGCTCATAAGAACTCGCCAAAAACAAAGAGTAAGAAATATGACTGCACCGGCAGAACTATTATatgagaacaaaaaataaaaaataaaatacatgcaTTACTTGTACAGCTACTCGTAACAGAAGTTACTCCAGCTGAACAATGCagatcaaaattgaaataagaacAATCTGTTGACTCCACGTACAAATTCCACggtaatttaattcaattttagaTAAACAAAATAACAGTAGAAATTACAGATGAGCAATTTCGTTTTCCACACACCAAAGGCGAAAATGGATGCAATGCATTATTAGTAAATCTAAAACGCGGGCAGAGAGGACTCACGAGTTTATGGAAGATTGTGAATACGGAGACTAAACCAACGAGTATAAGAAGGAAGGTGAAAAACAGAGAGATCCTGGAGTGGTGAGGCGAAACCCTAGGGTCGTCGTTCAAGAAGGAGCAGACATGCCTGTCGCGCTCCTTGGACGAGTGGCGATCGTGCTCGTCGTCGTCGGTGAGGTGGCTCTCGGTAATGAGCGGAGAGGAATCGCCAGCGCCGCCGACGGCGACGGCGATGGCGTCACGCTTCATTGGAGAATTGGTTGCTCGGCTGCCGAGGGAAGAGGAGTGGCGGAGCTCCGCCATGCTCCGATTCGAAATGGAGTGAGTTCTCTCAATTTCTCCTTCTCTTTCcactttttctctctctctctatcacTAAACTAAGAAACAGTAACAAGTGTTTGTTCCTCTTCTCTTACCAACGCAGGAGAAAGCAACGTTTTCTTGTTGTGGGTGAGTCCCATGTGATTTCAGATCCACCTCTTTCCGCtatttctttctattcttttcCACAACCAGCAAttgcattattatttattatttatttattattattcatatcaTATATTATCACTGTTCTCCACGCGAGGGTATCATCGTCATTCACTCACACAACCCTTCGTTTACTCGTTTTGGTTCAAGAATTTGCTTCCTCTGTTGACCAACCTTCCATGATTTCTATGAACCAACTTGCAAAATTGGAACAAACCAATTCTCTGTATCTAACACACAACAATTGATGGTAAAAGAGTTATTGTAGTTTAATTGTGTTACTTCTTTAGGCTGAAGGAGAACGTACATAggtttccatttttgttttgaaaaaaaaaaaaactcccaCATCGAAGCAATTAATTTTTCATCTACACATAAATTTCATTGaacttataattatattaaatatctcAGTTCTCCAttacgtgaaaaaaaaaagtcggAAAAATTAGTGTTTGGTTAAAAATTATAGTGAAGGATCGAGAAAGAAGataatgtatatttataaacaaGTTAGTGGGTTTTaccaaaattgaaaataattttcctcTATATTAAAcgatacaaattatttatatactacactccaagaatttttttgtatctTAAACTAGACAAGTCATTATaacagaaaatttatttaaacgaaattttctataaacacttttaaaagataaaactaagaaaaaatgagattaacttttataaagtaaaattaatcagttatgttaaaaataaaaaaattacaaaattagttAGTTTAGtaagaaaagttaatttttttctctcataaaTGTTTATAGAAAAACTTATGTGTTTAGGTGATAGTATTTTTCAAGAAAGGAgtattttgcataaaaaagacaaattatTAATGCAGCTTTTGTTTTGATAGTACGCGTATTCTCCATGTTAAACAAACTAATGGCGTTTCTTTcaagtttaagaaaaataattataatttgttgaCCTTTTAAATTTGGGTTTAAAAAACATCTTAAAAAGATGGgaatttaatatgataattgaaAACTACATTCCTACAAAGGTAACATATGCTCAAATGGAagatacatatttaaaataaattaatatatataaaaatagaaaaattaaacattttttttttgttatgatgtTGGTTTGTCAAGGAGCTCTATAACTCTATAATAAGCATGACAACAAATTTTGTGTTTATAAACATTTCGTgagtaaaaaatgttattattattattattgtgtttataaacatttaaaaaacttaattttaaagatttatatAATTACAGATAATTACTTGTTTTCTAATTCAATTCTCACCTACCCATCAATTTTATTCCCAATTGTATGTTAAACCAGCGATATTATTTCCAATTGTATGTTATGTTAAATGTTAAATACTACTATCATTGTGAATTGTGATAGTAACCATCTTGTTGTACCACTACTATTCCAATGTTACTTAGACCTAATATCCGTCATTAATTTTTAGAGATAAGAATGAAAAATTGGCAGAATGgcaaaaaagttttataattttaaaaatggactaacaatatttaaaaaacaattaaatttgggtttcattattaaattactaaatatatatataaaagtgggGTGAAAAGTTCACAGGCTTAGCGAGGGTTTAAGAAGGGACCGGAGAGAGCAATCGACGGTGGCCGGAAAATCTGGTTCAGCAGCGCCACATTGAAGGCGATGGCGGAGATGGTGAGACTTCGGGTGGTGTTCGAGGATCCAGGCATGCTGAGCAAGTCAAAGAAGAAGGAAGGATTGAATCGTTGTTGGTTTCTGCTTAAACCCCAACACAGCACCATTTCTGATGTTGCTTCTCATCTGCACAACACTTTCCGTCTCCACCGCACCTGTCCCCGCGGCATCATCCTATCTGTATGTTTGGATATGCATGCTCCGTTGTTGTTGTTCTGCTGCTGCATCTTCATTTTCAACCATCTCGaaacaaatttcttaaaattttacatctcgATTTCACTATTAGATTGGTTTATCGTGTTGTTGTGTTATCTCTTTCTTTGACGATTGAAATTTATCGGATAACCGTGGTGATTCCTTTTCTTATTGGATTTTAATGTAGATGGATGGTTTTGTTATACCATCTTTTGAGTCCACTTGCATTCTGAAGGACAAGGATATCATCTGGTGAGTTATACAGTTATTTCTTCTGTGTTTTTTAACGTGTTTCTGCTTACTTGTGCATCCATGTCATCTATGTCGTAGCGTGAAAAGAAAAGTAAGCACACGGACTGATGATGAACCTGCAATGCTGCCCCCTGCCCCTGGTGGACGTGAAGCTATAGAACTTCCAAATGTCCTTGTTCTTGCAAATGAGAGTTTTCAAGAAGAGTCTGGAGCAGAAGAAACCATGTCCCAAGAGGATGACCATGACAAACTAGAAGATGCTGATTATGTGGAATGTAAATCTGATGGGACAACCTCCAAGAAACGAAAAGCTCCAAGGAAGCTCAAGAGCCCTAGGTTAGTTCTGTCCTCAAATATTGTTACTGCTACAAAGCTTAGATAATTGTGATAGTTATGGAATCTATCtagttttgttttctatttttgctCCTGCTAGGAAGTAATGAAGTTAAACaggagaaatttttttttactattataacGGGTATTTAGTTTGGAATCCTATGATCGCATTACTGCAATGGGATGGGATTAATTTTTGGCTCAGGATTCCATAGCATTGATGAGCTTGTGGTATTGTGAGCTAAGGATTTAATTTAACCATTGCCCGACCATCAGATTTAGTTTTGTTCAAGTAACTTTCGTATTGATGCTTTCTGAAATATGTTCGTCCATGTTATGATAATAATCTATGTATCAATTTTCAGCTCCTGTTTTAACTTCATTTGTTTTTAGTGTAAGATTAAGTAGGGATCTCCCTTTTCTCTTtgaaacctttttctttttttccttgtttttgaACTTTGGAAGTAGTTATTTGGACCATGTAAACGTTATCTGGTTTGCTGACTTTATTCCATTATCTTTGACATTTAGTCAGAAGAAGATTAAGTTGTCTACTTCTGAAAACTTGTCAGTCATTCCTGAGGTCCACGAGGAGGAAAACGAAGGCTCTATTGATCACCAATTGAGTCTTGTCAAGAAGGACAAGAAGAAGTCTTCCAAGTTATCTAGCGAGCTAAATAGGCCAAGCAACCTTGATAAACAGAAGAATGACAAGAGTGATTGTCCAAGTGATGAAACAAGGTCCATTTTCATCACACTTGTGATTTGTATGACATGTCAATGGTGTATCTTTTCCTTCTCTGATTGTTCATTGCACAGTGCATAATTGGTATTCTGGGCAAGTGAACCAGctgatataattttattgacAATTTTTGGCATCCATGTCTGGtgatattttatcttatttattttttgtttatatgtcTATGTTTGTAGATTAAGAGGTGTGGTTTGATGGAGTAGAAAACAatattcctttttattttatgtatagaTTGTTTGATTCTTCAGTTCCTCTTATTATTGTCATTCAATTTTAGATCCCTGTCCCCTTATAATGAGGATGTCTGTTTACTAAATAtcagaaatataaaatgtttttccttatttttctttgatctGTTGTATAGGTTTGTTCAGCCTCAAGATGAAAGTGGAACTAAAAAGGTAACACTTAATTTACACCTCTTTGGAATATACATATGTATCCTGTTTGCATTGAACCACGGTTATAAACTTGAGATTCTACCTAGACTTGGAAAGGGAATGCtaaatcataatttttgggATCACAACTTGATGCACAAGATTCTACAAGATATCTAAAATTCATATAGATATAGATGCATATAGCATAACATAAATAAGAGAAACGAACCCATGTAacactaaatatttaataaaccttaaatttatattgacgGATTAATAAGCATAAGAAAGTCAATAACTAAACCTTTACTAAACTCGTAACTCACAAGTCATAAATGACAAACAAATCAACATATAATATTGTATTAGTGCCTAGTGCCTACTACCAGTACAAAACATGACACATGAACTCCCGTCTAGCTAGATGAATGTTGAGATGAGATGGAAACCAAGTAAAGCACACAAACAAAGCTGCAGAGGCACAAGAATCAAACATAGAGTCAAGCAACCTTAAAAGCCTGGTTGAGAAAAGTGCTGGTTTAGTGGTTTAGGCAAATAGTTTGGGGGCTTGGTTAGAGAGGCCGCAAACTTTGCACCAGACGTTGAAGAATACATACTAATGCTTGTTTTTAGAGATCCTACATTGATTAGAGATATGAccaaatgataataattaatatatatactgAGTTAGTTTTGTAAGATTAAGTTAGGTTTCAATTTCACTTTCTTAAGATGGTATTGAAGCTATGCAGAGTCTATCCTAGTCAAGTTTTTTAGGCTTATCGCATCTTGCTATTGAGTCCCCTCATAGTCTCACACCTGAGAAGCGTAAATATAACAATTCCATGATGTCCCTTTcagaatttgttttttcttgtgACACGTGGATTTAAGCTTGATTCTTTGGCTTGTAAACAGAGATACCACaatttagcgaaataaaagtatatttctTCAAGTCAAATTAGAGGCTACTGCTAAGTTGGCTCTAATTGCTGCTGTTCTTATGGTCTCCTTCCTTCCCTGAAGGTAAAATGAATTTTGATAGGATGTGTTCACACGTGTTTAATTTCCACTTGAAGCATATTAACAGGACTTGATGCAGCCATAGATTAAAATTGCCCATAAATTACCTTGATCAGTAGTGCTGGAACAAAATTGACTACATAATCAAATGGGTATAGGAAGATACACCAATTCATCAAGAGATTAAATTGATGTTCATGTTACACAACGAAGGGAGGACCACATtgatatctaaaaatatttggaggaCGAACATGATTTCCCATGCATATAGATAACCAGTTTGAGTATTTGGTCAGTAAAAATACTCCAGTCATGATATTAGGGGTGCTCAATGCTTTAGGAATCATCTTGGTGGACACTTCATATCACTTGCAAGTATTTACACTTTACTTttattggttttattttattctttcagTTGCCTAGCAGAAGTGCTCGGCGGAAGAAAGCTAAAAGAAGATGGCTGAGGGAACTAAAGCTACAGAAGGAGAAACAGGAAAAGGTGAACTGGTTCTATAATGATGCAGATATTACCTTTTATATGAGATTGGATCTAATGAACAGTGTTCTTAAATAGTTTCTACTTTAGTGCTAGTGTTGTGGAATTCCTAGGATTTTCAATCACGACTTTGTTTGCAGTTATGGCATAAGGATCAAGGAAAGACTCAACACCTTCGTTGATGTTTGTTCATCTCTTGCATCCTCTTGTCATCTTTGGCTGGTCTCAGTCTGGCCAATTGAAGTTTTGGGTTAATTTAGGGAAATCCTTTTGCATTTGACAAATGCATTATATATTTCAACTGTTATATGGCTTCTGCCATTTGCCTGCACATTATTCTCTATATGATATGTAATGAATTGTTGTCTTGCTGCCATTCCCATGACCTGGATAACAGTTCTTACGGATTCTAGCTCCATTTGATATTGTTGAGTTATTGACATTTTTTTGGTTTGTAAGATGCCTAGGCCTCATAATTTGCAATGGTTTAAATCATTCACCTGTTGTCTTGAAGGTCGTTTGTCTAACCTTGCTATTCACAAAATGTATTACCATTCTCTCTGAAAGGAAATGTTCTTCTCTTCAAATTGGCAGATCCACCAGACTACAGTACTTGAAAAAGACGCACAAGTATTACCTATCAAAGATAACAGCTTTGTTGCTTCTGATGTGCATAAAAAATCTGATGAACATCAACAATCTGACGAAGAgagtgaagaagatgatgatgatgacattGTTCCTGTGGAGATTAGACCAGGGCACATTCGGTTTGAGCCCCTTAAGAAAGGTCTGAATGAAGATCTCATCTATAAAGATTTATGAAGTAGAAATTGATTGCTTTCATGATCTAATATATGTTTAATGGTCTATTTAATGCAGATCAAGATCAGGCAGTACCGCAGAATCAGTTTTCAGTGGTTGGTTTGATTTCCCTCAATAAAAGATTCACAATTTCAGCTGTGTTTTACTCTCAATCATAAATTAGtcaataaataagtaatattgttAATTTTGCCCAAAAGAAATGCATATGCATTCTATTATATTTGCATTTGAACTTCTGGTTTTTAGACTTTAGTGTTTGATGGAGGATAAAGAATATTTCTCTTGGAAGTGATTTTGGATTGGAAAGTACAAAATTTACTAAACAGccttttcttagttttttttcttaaaggccTGATATGTATCAGAGATGTGGGAGGAAGCTAACAAAATTCTTTAGGATTATTTTTTGATTGGTAATCTTAGGAATCAATATGacttgttataaattttttggCATTTGAACCATGTAATGTAATCCGTATATTGATATATTGATTCTCACTAAAAGGCTAATAGCTCGAAGTTCTAGAACTTATCATGTTGAGTAATTACTCATAAATTTTGGTGCACAACTGTATTTCCATGTTAGTTTCGTATTATTCTCAAAACCTCACGTAAGATAGAGATTCATCTTCTTGGTGTTTGAATATCAGGAGATATGCAATTATTTTTGCCCCACTATTTCAATCAATTTGTAAATGTTATCTGGATCTTTCAGGAAACATTTCAGTGGAATGGAATCACCAACAAGAAGAAGGGCCAGAAATGGGGTAAAGAGAGAATGTCATTCCATAAACATGATGGCTACGAGCATTCCAGTCAAGAGTATGCTACAGTTGAAAATGCTGAAAAGGAACCCACTTTCAATGTAGTAGATTTTGATAAGCTTCAACCTTATACCGGTTTGCCTAAGGTGTTTTTCTTTCCTTCCCCCTAACTAATGTGTACTTATGACAATTCTCATTCTGCTAAGAGCATTTGAAAATTAACCCATGGCTGCAAGTTAGGAGTCCTTTTAGCTTCTGGTTAACAATTCAACTTATATGTATTTTGTGCTTTGAATCTGTAAATTATATAGCATAGTACTCTTTTGGTGCTTTTTAATAACTTGATCATACACTGCAGGAGGGCG carries:
- the LOC114191553 gene encoding protein PECTIC ARABINOGALACTAN SYNTHESIS-RELATED, which translates into the protein MAELRHSSSLGSRATNSPMKRDAIAVAVGGAGDSSPLITESHLTDDDEHDRHSSKERDRHVCSFLNDDPRVSPHHSRISLFFTFLLILVGLVSVFTIFHKLNAPYLCKKDGIVLHCPHVKESPSLWENPFSSTTSWRPCAERRDGVLSELPHENETNGYIFIHAEGGLNQQRIAICNAVAVAKIMNATLILPVLKQDQIWKDQTKFEDIFDVDHFIDYLKYDVRIVRDIPQWFTDKSELFSSIRRTVKNIPKYAPAQFYIDNVLPRIKEKKIMALKPFVDRLGYDNVPPEINKLRCRVNYHALKFLPDIEQMADSLASRMRNRTESSNPYMALHLRFEKGMVGLSFCDFVGTREEKVKMAEYRKKEWPRRYKNGSHLWQLALQKRKEGRCPLEPGEVAVILRAMGYPKETQIYVASGQVYGGQNRMAPLRNMFPNLVTKEELATKEELDGFRKHVTSLAALDFLVCLKSDVFVMTHGGNFAKLIIGARRYMGHRLKSIKPDKGLMSKSFGDPYMGWATFVEDVVVTHQTRTGLPEETFPNYDLWENPLTPCMCRA
- the LOC114173018 gene encoding coilin, whose product is MAEMVRLRVVFEDPGMLSKSKKKEGLNRCWFLLKPQHSTISDVASHLHNTFRLHRTCPRGIILSMDGFVIPSFESTCILKDKDIICVKRKVSTRTDDEPAMLPPAPGGREAIELPNVLVLANESFQEESGAEETMSQEDDHDKLEDADYVECKSDGTTSKKRKAPRKLKSPSQKKIKLSTSENLSVIPEVHEEENEGSIDHQLSLVKKDKKKSSKLSSELNRPSNLDKQKNDKSDCPSDETRFVQPQDESGTKKLPSRSARRKKAKRRWLRELKLQKEKQEKIHQTTVLEKDAQVLPIKDNSFVASDVHKKSDEHQQSDEESEEDDDDDIVPVEIRPGHIRFEPLKKDQDQAVPQNQFSVETFQWNGITNKKKGQKWGKERMSFHKHDGYEHSSQEYATVENAEKEPTFNVVDFDKLQPYTGLPKEGDVIAYRLVELSESFTPELSSFRVGKISQYDAKTKRIWLELVLEYPFDFKKETEKDASSFEQPDASPYQEDGSLEIDYASLVDVRMVKHGHLGSKTAVVSGNAFVNPTKATNGSTDEKLKGNQTTLESCQTEKEVLNPAKENGEVDVWEEISKELEAKKAKLSQDGGWSRGESSSTRSWSHRAMRCSALGPTMAFLRSNNGI